The proteins below come from a single Rosa rugosa chromosome 2, drRosRugo1.1, whole genome shotgun sequence genomic window:
- the LOC133727794 gene encoding NAC transcription factor 56, whose amino-acid sequence MESTDSSFGSQPPPQPNLPPGFRFHPTDEELVVHYLKKKVSSAPLPVAIIAEVDLYKFDPWQLPEKATFGEQEWYFFSPRDRKYPNGARPNRAATSGYWKATGTDKPVLSTTDEGGGSTRKVGVKKALVFYRGKPPKGIKTNWIMHEYRLADNNTSNKPPGCHNLGNKKNSLRLDDWVLCRIYKKNNTHRPMDQEDPMEDMMGSSFQLSKLHHLPPKSTTSTYSQFMDNDHNLFDWMVSHQGINSSTASFLPNAALANSSLPLKRGLPSLYWNDQEDEAGPSRRLQLDNSDSTGNGSIATLLSQLPQTPPPLHQQPMLGSQLGGDGLFRDTQYQHPGMNWYS is encoded by the exons ATGGAGAGCACCGATTCGTCGTTCGGTTCGCAGCCGCCGCCACAGCCAAACCTGCCGCCGGGGTTCCGCTTCCACCCCACCGACGAGGAGCTAGTCGTTCATTACCTCAAGAAAAAGGTCTCCTCGGCGCCTCTCCCCGTTGCCATCATCGCCGAGGTCGACCTCTACAAATTCGATCCATGGCAGCTCCCTG AAAAGGCGACGTTCGGAGAGCAAGAGTGGTATTTTTTCAGTCCTAGAGACCGGAAGTACCCAAACGGAGCACGGCCTAATAGAGCAGCGACTTCAGGGTATTGGAAGGCGACGGGAACTGATAAGCCGGTTTTGAGTACTACTGATGAGGGAGGTGGGAGTACTCGGAAAGTTGGGGTGAAAAAAGCACTTGTTTTCTACAGAGGAAAGCCCCCAAAAGGAATCAAAACCAATTGGATCATGCATGAGTATAGGCTTGCTGATAACAACACAAGTAACAAGCCACCTGGGTGTCATAACTTGGGTAACAAGAAGAACTCCTTGAGG CTTGATGATTGGGTGCTTTGTCGAATTTACAAGAAGAACAACACGCATAGGCCGATGGATCAGGAGGACCCCATGGAAGACATGATGGGATCGTCGTTCCAACTGTCGAAGCTGCACCACCTTCCCCCGAAATCTACCACATCAACCTACTCCCAATTCATGGACAACGACCACAATTTATTCGACTGGATGGTAAGCCACCAAGGGATTAATAGTAGTACAGCTTCTTTTCTTCCAAACGCGGCTTTGGCCAACAGCTCTCTCCCTCTAAAACGGGGACTCCCGAGTCTGTACTGGAATGATCAGGAGGACGAAGCTGGGCCTTCAAGGAGACTACAACTGGATAACAGTGATAGCACTGGAAATGGTTCTATTGCCACTCTGCTTTCTCAGCTCCCTCAGACACCTCCTCCATTGCACCAGCAGCCAATGCTGGGGTCACAGCTCGGTGGCGACGGTCTGTTTCGTGATACACAATATCAACATCCGGGGATGAATTGGTATTCTTAG